The Megalops cyprinoides isolate fMegCyp1 chromosome 11, fMegCyp1.pri, whole genome shotgun sequence genomic sequence TAATTTTATTTGTGGCTTTCTGTAGCATTTTCTTTAACAATTTGTGGTAAAGATTACCATGGATTCACCAGATGTGCATCATTAAAACTGACCCTGACTGCCCTCTCTCCAAGCAAAgtgtacaaagaaaaaaataccaaaaataaacaaatcctATTGGTTTGGTTTTCAATTACAGCACCTGGGAAAAAGAGGATCATTGTGTGGTCagtttctctgctgtgtttcattcGTGTTTTACTTGATTCATTTACTAATGCATTAAAGAATGACCTGTTATCAGTGGTGAGCCTACATGATAACCATCTACTTACCTGACATGCTGTAACCAGGGGTGGTACAGCATCCTCACCTGCCTACTAATAGGACATTACAATGTGGCGCTAATAGCAAGTTCACTGTGTGTCAGCCACAAGCAGTCAGACTTGAGAAGAATTGTGAAAGACTAGCATGGATGCATTGATGTTATTtgtatatatctgtatttatttatttattttttttttatttatctctttatttatttgtctctttatttttacagatgtCCCTATCCAAGGTAGGAAGATTTAGAGTGCAAAATAGAAACTGCAAATAAGATGCAGCATCATCTGCAAAATACAACTACCTAAACAGGAACACATAGCCGTCTAATCCAACAAGTACAGCATCAAATTGAAATTAAGTGTAACTTCAAAAGCACGATCATACATTGCCAAAAAGAtaacaatgcaaaaataaaattacagtcacatttacatccattcatttggcagatgctcttatggAGACTTACAAGTGCATTCAATAGGCTTAGGCAATTAGCCACAgagatactgaatcattagtgccatccttAAAATATAGTGCCATCGTAGGAAACACCGCCACAAGGGGACTAAGTGCTGTCATAGACAAAACAGACAAGTGTCCTTAAAGCCAGTGTTCAACTGACAGATTAAACCAAGTCCCTGTTGGCTGAACTTCAGTACAGTCTGAAGCGGTGAGTCTCCAGGAGACAATGGGAGGCAGTAAGTGATTTTGCCGTCCTGATGGAAAGAGGTAGCCTTTCCACCACTAGGAGGCAGATGCTGAGAATGAGTGGGCCTTCCCCATGGGTCCTCAGAGGGAAAGGACCAACAGATTGCAAGGGCCTTAGTATGACAACACTGCACCTATGTACTTACTGCTGATATCTCCTCATCAATTACATAGTGTACATATGTTACCCCTTTTGCTGTGGAATGGGTACTGTATACTAGagttatcttttttgttttgtaggaAAAACCATTTTGAAAACAATCCTAAGTATCAATACATGTAGCTACACAGACAAAACTTAAACTAATGAATGTCCAGCTATCTATTTCTATCTGCAAGAACATAGAGctgtatgaaaattaaatggtcATTCAAGTTACCACACAAACAGAATGCCACGTATATTGCCACCAAGTTGTACCTACAGCTAGCAAATCTGCCATGGCACAAAGCACCCGGATGTAGGTATATCATTGGTGCTGTGGACACTACCCAATGAACAGATCTGATTTGATCATTTTAGGAAGAGTCTACACACCTACAGGTGTCATAGTTTATACTATATGCCCATATTTTTCTACCTGAGtcatttggatttatttttgcacactTGGTACCTAAGCAGTGTGACTCCCCTGTGCTGAGATGTGAGAGAAACCACTTGAGAAGAGCTGTCTGCAGAGAAATGACAGGATCGTCTGTTGGAGGGTGCCCCTCATTGGCCAGTCTTCCTGGTGCATGATGCTCCCGCATGCATTGCCCAATCAGATTGAAAGGAATCTCCTTCCCACAGGTATTGTTGTTTCCTGTGGTCGCTGGACACTCACCAGTTCAGGATGGTCATGTTGAAAAGGTGCAAAGGTGCCAAAAATAGTATTGGTGGTGGTCAGATGGGTCAAAATccaagaacttttttttttcttgcacgTCACTTTAAATTTATGTCTGtacttgtattttatttgaaatcacACGCAAACGTTAATTTCCTTTCTTGCTCCTGACATAGTTGATTCTGTACGAGTATGACGTATTCTGCTGTAAACACAGCGGGAATGCCGTGAAGTAGAGTTTCACCATGAATCCATAAACGTCTCTAGTTTATGATACATATGACAAGAAGATACGTCACTATCCTCAAGACGTTATGTTTAAAGATGGACACACTTCAGATCATATCTATCATTTTCAAATCGGTTCTTTCATCTGTTTCATCGCAAACATTACTTATCTGGTTCGATTCAATAAGCACACCACATtgctgcatttcacaaaattaaaataaccgAGGGTGTTATGTGTAACAAACGAGACCACTTGAACATTTCGCTTTAAATAAAAGGTGCAGTTATTTAATCGCATATTTCAGTTGTACAGTATCACGAACATGGCATATCTCATATTTCACAGAGAAATTAACAACACCCCATGTCTGTACATGTAATTGCATTCCAATTCATAAGACATGCAGTATGTATGTAGTAATATCTTAACTGAAGTAGCATTAAAGCATCGCCAATGATAGCTTTTTCAAAGCCTCTTAAACACGTATTTTCCCGAGAAACCGAATATGTCTGCAGAAACACCAGCCATAAGTCATCATCTtagcaacagaaataaaagcaatcTGTTGACaataattgcaaaacaaaacactgttcaGTTACGTTGCCATTATATTAATGAATTCCACGATCCCCACATCCTGGCCCCCAACAAAGATCTTGCAGATAGCGTTAAACGTACGATTAATTACTAAGTGTGTGATTTTGAAACAGCTACGCATGTGGATACTTGCAAACGATCTAATTCAGTTAAACTGATTGGCTTCTTTTTAGTGAATGATCAAATTATTGTTAATACGAAGATTAAACATTTCCATATCACAGTTGAGGTCTATAGTCTACGGTGTGTTCtgaaatgcaataaatacagGGGGATCAAATGAAGTTTCATATCTAACATCTCTCGTGTAAAGGAACATGGGGTCTTGAGAACCTGACAACCATGCAGCCAGTACGTAATTCGAACTACGAAATGCATTTACTCAACGCACCATTTCTTAAGAGTCTACGAGCTATTCAAGAGCATACAAACCACTGAACCGACTCATTTTCTAAAATCGCGACAAGCCATTGTATTAAAGaaagatttctgttttgttgaaaCTTCACCTGGAGTCACTATCTTTCGCGGGTTGGTTTGTTGTGTCGTGTATAGTTATTTCACCGCATTCAACTGCAGTTCTCTGCTTCAAAAAGTAATAGCTACACTGAAAGCAACACCTGTATTCCACGCCTGGCGCAACctataatataaattattctACATGGGAACAGTCATTGCAGATATACAGCGACCGTAGTATTTACCTCAGTTTCAAACTGGATTATCGCTATGACATCAGCAAGGCATTATGTATCCCACTTTAACATAAACAGAGCGCACgcaaacatttaaatgcatgtatgtgaacGGTGAATCTGGTCGTCTAAAAGAGAGGAGATAGAACACAAAACTCTCCGTTCCAAGGTAATCCATTTAGACAAGGACTCACGAACAGATCGACAgattttaatgtacatttttaacgCTTGCCCTGCATgtggattgattttttttttttttttttccttttttttctacagcatTCCCCCAGCAGATGGATTTTTGCCATTGCAGTTCAGCAGAGGGTGTCAGATCTTCCAGCGAGCGGCAGGCTGGAACGAGCGGAGCCTCTTGGTAACCCTCTTTGtgattaaaaaagacaaagaagagaGCAGGGGAAcgagaagaaagaaagaaaagatgcAATGATTGCGGATTTTGTTTACAATGCGTTGCGATCAGTGGTAAATCTTAGTCTGGGGCGTGATTTCAGCACCAGGGGAGAAGAACAGCACCCACTGAAAACATCGCCACAGCAAGAACATCGCGAAATTGTAAAATTTGCAAGGTCAGTCATTATCGAGCCGAGACCAAAATGTGCTGGGCAATGTTGCgttttattgttttccattCTTTCCCAAAACGTAATGGGCTTCTAAACAAAAGGATGAATTCGGTGTAATGaatttttgtgtgcattttgaacTAAAAGTGCATGTCTGCGCATAGCTGGATAGATGATCACGAATGTAATTACTGACTGTCGTCGTGTTTTTTAGACggatgaataatttattttcacaatccCTGACAAAAACAATTCAATTCGTTAATCGCATTCATGTCTTGAAATCGGGGATGAATTGTTCGTATTGAAAATGCTGCTTTGGATTGTGTTGCTGAAGGCGGCTCTTTGTGTTGCTACTGGAAATGTTACAAGGGACATTTGTAAAGAACAGATCTGCTCCTGCAATGAAATAGAAGGAGATTTGCACATTGACTGCGAAAAAAGGAGCTTTTCTAATCTGCATCATTTGACCGGCCCAAGTTCTCAATTTTACCACTTATTGCTCCATGGAAATTCTTTGTCCAGACTGTTCCCCAATGAGTTTGCGAACTTTTACAATGCCGTTAGCTTACATTTGGAAAACAACGGTTTGCACGACATTGTTCCGGGAGCGTTCCTTGGATTGCAGCTTGTTAAACGATTacacataaataacaacaaaatacGGTCTTTCAAAAAGAGTACGTTTTTAGGACTGGATGACCTGGAATACCTACAGGCTGATTTTAATCTGCTGAGAGATATTGACCCAGCTGTGTTCAGGGACTTAAATAAACTtgaagttttaattttaaacgATAACCTCATTAGCGCACTTCCAAACAATGTATTTCAACATGTTCCGATAACCCATCTCGACCTCCGTGGGAACAGAATTAAGACGTTGCCTTATGAGGGAATTCTTGAGCAAATACCGGGAATAGTGGAGATTTTGTTGGAGGATAACCCGTGGGACTGCAACTGTGACCTCGTTTCCCTGAAGGAATGGCTTGAGAATATCCCACAGAATGCTTTGATCGGGAGGGTCATTTGTGAGGCCCCGACACGACTGCAAGGGAACGACTTAAACGAGACATCAGAAATGGATCTGTGTCCTTCAAAGAACGGGGTTGACTCGAGTTTAGTTGCGCCTCCTACCCAGGACGAGACCTCCGATCTTGGACCCATTCCAACGCCTTATAAGGTCACTCGTGTGCTGGAGTCTCCCACACCTGAATCTGGACACAAGGGACGTTCAAAATCACGAGAAAACTGGCAGTTGAAAACCAAACCCACGGTTGTGGCCACTGGAAACGGGAAAAGCGAACGACCGTACAACGCCTCCTGTCCGCTATCTTGTAGCTGCGAACTGCCCGAACCCAGTCAAGGTCTGAGGGTTAACTGCGAGGGTAAGAAAATAGATAACATATCTAATCTGAAACCCAAACCAATCAATGTCCACGAGCTAAATCTGAGAGACAACAACATCCACACTGTAAAAAAGAATCACTTCGTTGGACACCAAAATCTTAACCTTCTCGATTTGGGGGGTAACAATATCAAATTGATAGAAAATAGCACTTTTCAAAACCTTACCCGCTTGAGATGGCTGTACATCGATAAGAACTATCTGGATACCCTTACTATGGAGATGTTTATCGGACTGCAGAGCCTGGAATATCTCAGTTTGGAATATAACGACATACAGCTTGTTATGGCTGGCACATTCAACCCCATGCCCAGTCTGAGAGTCCTCTTCCTCAACAATAATTTGTTAAAATCCTTGCCAGTGGATGTTTTCCTTGGAGTTTCCCTGTCAAGAATTAGCCTGCATAACAATTATTTTACGTTTCTGCCGGTGACCGGTGTTTTAGATCAGCTTATGTCCATTATACAGATTGATTTGCATGGTAACCCATGGGATTGTACCTGTAACATTGTACCGTTCAAGCAATGGACTGAGAAGCTCGCGTCAGATGTTATCGTGAGTGATCTGAAATGCGAATCTCCCGAGGAGTTCTGGAAAAAAGATTTCCGGCTGCTCGGAAACGATGTGTTGTGTCCTCAGCTCTACGACAAAATCTCCCCTACGTCTATGTCTAAAAACAGTACTTTTGCCGCAGATGCAGGGACTCGCTCTAACTCGTATCTCGAGCCGAGCAGAGTATCCATCTCTGTTTTGGTCCCTGGGCTGCTGCTGGTTTTTGTCACATCTGCGTTCACAGTTGTTGGGATGCTTGTGTTTATCTTGCGGAATCGTAAGAGATCAAAGCGAAGAGATGGCAACTCATCAGCGTCAGAGATCAATTCCTTACAGACAGTGTGCGACTCATCGTACTGGCACAGTGGACCTTACCACGCAGACGGTTCCCACAGAGCTTATGACTGTGGTACCCACGCACTCTCTGATCAGTAGCGTGTAGTGgagaatgagaaaatacaaaaaagcgGAATATGAACAGTAAAATTATAACCCTACTGTGAACTGTTCCATTGACATTTGAAGACAAATGTTAAAAGCTTCTTATTCGCTTTGTCGGATGTAGCCTATTTTTGTTCGCCTCAGTTGACTGTAGTGTCAGTGAGTGTCCGCTACTGAATCAACTGTAATATATGTAGCTATAGACCCTCTCCAGTACAGATATTTGCCGCAATCAGACGTAACATCTGAGAAAGAAGACTCGGTCGGGAAAGCTGCACGAGcgcatgaatgtaatgtatataaatgACTACCATACCTGCATGATTCGCATGGTCTCAACACTTCACTGGGATCCGTATCATATTTACAAAGAAGCATATTCGACCCCTTCTTTaatgttataaatataaatatatacatatataaaattatacatGAATATATTCAAAGTGCCATTTCTCTATTTTTTGTCAAAACGCAGTAAGGGTTTGTATTTGTTTCCAACTACTACAAAACAGAAACGGACAAAAAAGGACAAGAAACCATATATGCATGTCTTTTTATCATTTGATTGTTAATGGACATCAGGAGTATTTATGACTGATGCAGATTTTACATGTCTGCAAAGACATATTCTTAATGTGTTCTCCTTACAGTGTGCCAATTGTAAACAATCAGAGATTCAGATGCGGATAAGCATGACCAATTAACGTCGCTCTCGTGCTTATGCTGCAAAAGTCATGTTGTGAAATGGTTCGTGATACTGTGTTCATAGGTATTCCTGGCTTACCAAAATACTTGAGGGTTTTATAATgccatattttttcaaaattaaaatgttttaaactaaAACTGTTTCGGTATTGCATAGGTTAACCATTCGATCGGTGTGGACAGTTCAGAAGGACTACAATGccatttcagacacattcacTTACAAATTGAATTTTATTCACAGTAATTATTCAGGGCTTTTGTGAAGACGTCTATCTCGCTCAAGACAGAAGGGGAAATGAGCGACGTTTTAAACCTGCGACttcattataataaaacaaGGAATATCTATATTGAAAAAAgcgaaaacaacaacagcaacaacaacaaatgccaCGCAGTTTGACTCTTTATCACACTTAAATGGTACAGCATAGTGTAAACGCAAGCTCATGAGGTCGCTGTTGTATCTCCACTCGTTAAAATAAAgactagattttttttcaaggaaGGATATTGTTCGTGGATATGCATATTGCTCTAATCACGTTATTTAAAACAGGGTATGCATGACCACGGATCACGGTGTTACGAAACGAGGTGGATGAAAGACCGTCCACAGTATAAAAGACTGTTAACACGTCCGTTGGTCAGACACAGTACAATGAAAAATGCCCACATATAATGGAATTACAGATAAAAGCTAACATTTCAAAAGGACCTAAAATCTACAATGTTGAATATTATTAATAGACTGCACATTCTCAACACGACAGTGAAggaccacacaccacacagtacGATTCACTTCGTACAATATGATACCCTAGCCCTAGTTTATGTCTTCAAAGTGCTTATCATATTTATGCTGCTCGCTGCGATTTTACAGACTGAATGATGCCCCACGAGCCGGGATTCACGCTACCATAAAATGCACcttcatttacaaataataatacatcaacaaataatgataaaataatgatgtgtttaataatttaatacaatttCAGTCAGACGTGTAACCTGACTAAATGTAGTGTCTCTCATACAGGAAATGTGGAAAcaattaattgaaatatttcagatcaAGTACAATTCATAATGTCACAGCAATGGGGGActttattttggttttggtttagCTTAGTGTTCATCCTTAATCTATAGTAGGGTGTGCAGCTGGGCTCTACGTCTACCTACTCCCAACCCCCCGAACCCTACTGAGATGGAGTTGAGCTTGGTAACTATTATTTCAACCAAGATAGAACAATTGTGTAGCAGCCATTTAATCTGGCACGTCATTGGGACTTTGCACCACAACTCCCTAATTGTCACACTTTCAACAATGTCTCCTTGTCACATTTCTATCCTTTGCAACACGGTACCCAcctctgttttgttaaatgcgGCCAAGTTAGGTCACATCCACAATTtatgcatcccattttccattctCTCTAAATTGATCACAAGGGAGCCATtcatgcaggtgtgtttgtttgaaggCGACTCAACAACTCACAGTCTGTAACCTGTGACTACAGCTGTTCCTGGAGTTTAGATGTTCCAGACTTCCTACGGAAAATGCCTAACCCAGCAAATGCCATGTACCATCTTCCAATGATCTACATGCAACAGTACGCTTTTTTTTGGCCTCCACAGTAATGGAACAAAACATCAGGATTATTGTACCATGTTTTTTGACGACTGAAGCGAGGTATATAATGCATCATTCCCCATTCTgctttgtaaatgtttcttCAACAGGACTTACTCTGCGATGTGTCATACCCTCTCTGTTTACCACTCAAAGACTTGACGTGGCGGTATTACAATGTTGATGAGTCAcattcggaaaaaaaaaaaaacagtcttacAACCGTTTCCCCttgaaacaaaatgcagtttccATTTACGCTTGAGGTTGCCTTAGCTGTCGTAtttggtttctgttttgttgtcagAATGGTCCTAGTTTGCACTGAACGTGTTGCTTTAGGATGGAGCAGTGTTTAGAAATGAGTATTCCCCGCTTTAACATTACAATGGTTGCAACAAAGTACAGAATCTGTCATAGCCTTAAtgttagaaaatgtttttcttgcaaAATACCATAACCATACACTGTATATAAAATAGCTGTACATTGTATGTAAGAGTGTTTTAGtgtttaacaaaatgttttgtggaaGAAATGTTTGATCTGATAGATACAAGACTATTTGACTTGGAGCTTTACTGATAATGGTGGTGAGCTAATTTGGATGGGTAACCCTAAGGATAACAAATTaaatgcctgcttttgttgttgctaCAGTTATGTTGAACAAATTACACATGCTACAACtagatatctactgaggcaagtcttcggttaagtaccttgcccaaggatacaacagcagtgcctgagTTAAAAATTGAACTCTCAGCTTTTGGGtcacaaggcctgctccttaccattacaccacattgCCACAAATAAGGAAGGTTAAAAGCAATTTGAATAAATGTCCGTAAACACAAGCATGTatgtacgcgcacacacacacacacacacacacgcatgcttaCAAGAAAAGAGTAGATCACTGTCGTAACGCTTAAAGAACTAAACTTGTGACCAAAATGTTGCAAATTTGATTTGAGTCCCAGCTTGACCAAAGAACTTAACAGGTTATTCAAACATACACTTGGAGTgcatgtaaaactgaaaactttGTAAATTTGAGGTTATCCGTTAAGCTAAGTTACATTATGTTTGAGACTGGGAGGTTCATTCAATCATTGCTTATCACAATTTCAGTGGTGTGAAGCAGCTTGTTGTGCATCTATCCCCTCTGGACAAAACACCAGTCTATTGCAGAACCCTTACGCCCAATCAATTTCTTTCAAGCTGAGTGCCAAAAGAGAAGCAGTGGCACTGTTGaatttttggtattgtttgaGGATTGAATCCTCATAACCAGCTGTTATTAGGATTAAACTGTACCACAAGGCCACTGCCCTGCATAACCAatcaaataatgtcatgtaaattaataaatcatgGTAAATACAACATACCATGATCCTATCATTGCAACAGCAATGAGTTTTGCCCTAAATCTATTGAAGTGTTGCTCTATATTTCTAACTAATATgatgaaaacctgaaaacagttgctttaaaaaatcaatcCAAGTCAACAAAGGcaaagcacactgcacacagtcagGCTGAACACAGGCCGGTGTCCAGCACAGCACATACTATAATGTGTTGAATTTCTTTGAATAGCTGGCAGTTGATACATGAGAATTGTAATGCAATGTCCTAACATTTCTTCTCAGACGTTCCCTGTCCCTTTCCTTTGTACACAGGCATTGATCAGTATGAGAAATTGTACCACTAGATTGTTTGGTAACTTTAATTCCTCCTTCTTTTCAAGTTGGTTTTATTGATCGCACAATTGTGCAGTAGTGGAGCTCAGACTATACTTTACATGAGCGCAATATTGGACAAAGACATCATCCTAATGGAGGCTAGGTAAGGGCTCATTGGTCTTTGTGTACCCGATACATGGAAGGTACAACTAATCAAGCCAAACCTGGCCCTTATTGTGAGTTATAACATGGGACTGTGTGGACTGCAGGTTTTGGTTTTACTCACCAGACCTGGGGTAAATGTCAtgtcaattcagtcaattcaagaaataaatttaaattaattatttgaaaaatctTCATAAAAACAGATGGGCAAT encodes the following:
- the LOC118785723 gene encoding SLIT and NTRK-like protein 1, producing MLLWIVLLKAALCVATGNVTRDICKEQICSCNEIEGDLHIDCEKRSFSNLHHLTGPSSQFYHLLLHGNSLSRLFPNEFANFYNAVSLHLENNGLHDIVPGAFLGLQLVKRLHINNNKIRSFKKSTFLGLDDLEYLQADFNLLRDIDPAVFRDLNKLEVLILNDNLISALPNNVFQHVPITHLDLRGNRIKTLPYEGILEQIPGIVEILLEDNPWDCNCDLVSLKEWLENIPQNALIGRVICEAPTRLQGNDLNETSEMDLCPSKNGVDSSLVAPPTQDETSDLGPIPTPYKVTRVLESPTPESGHKGRSKSRENWQLKTKPTVVATGNGKSERPYNASCPLSCSCELPEPSQGLRVNCEGKKIDNISNLKPKPINVHELNLRDNNIHTVKKNHFVGHQNLNLLDLGGNNIKLIENSTFQNLTRLRWLYIDKNYLDTLTMEMFIGLQSLEYLSLEYNDIQLVMAGTFNPMPSLRVLFLNNNLLKSLPVDVFLGVSLSRISLHNNYFTFLPVTGVLDQLMSIIQIDLHGNPWDCTCNIVPFKQWTEKLASDVIVSDLKCESPEEFWKKDFRLLGNDVLCPQLYDKISPTSMSKNSTFAADAGTRSNSYLEPSRVSISVLVPGLLLVFVTSAFTVVGMLVFILRNRKRSKRRDGNSSASEINSLQTVCDSSYWHSGPYHADGSHRAYDCGTHALSDQ